The Candidatus Eisenbacteria bacterium genome contains a region encoding:
- a CDS encoding LysR family transcriptional regulator, whose amino-acid sequence MTPPSALPALPAPPLDSRHLRLLLAIVDRGGLTRAAQGLHLSQSALSHQLRQIESTLGVPAFLRLNRRLVLTDAGRLLVERARPIVGELDALAQDLRQHIAGGRGRLRIATECHTCYEWLPPLLSRFHTRNPGVEVGIVAEATNDPLAALAAGEIDLAIVTRLRREGAFESWPLFEDELLLVVPAGHRLARAPYVRASDFVGERLLLYTPPDENFFFQEFFGRTPHRPARVDVIRLTEAVLSMVRAGLGVTVAAAWAVGPQLASGKLAGVRLGRRGHRRSWQGVTRRSRNGVASPYFEEFMRLLGESVKPARFAGRHSKARNGARQIASG is encoded by the coding sequence ATGACCCCTCCATCCGCTCTCCCCGCTCTCCCGGCGCCGCCACTCGACTCCCGCCACCTGCGTCTGCTGCTCGCCATCGTCGACCGGGGCGGCCTCACCCGCGCAGCGCAGGGGCTTCACCTCAGCCAGTCGGCACTGAGCCACCAGCTGCGTCAGATCGAGTCCACGCTCGGCGTGCCCGCGTTCCTGAGGCTCAACCGCCGGCTCGTCCTCACCGACGCCGGCCGGCTGCTCGTCGAGCGCGCCCGCCCGATCGTCGGTGAGCTCGACGCGCTGGCGCAGGACCTGAGGCAGCACATCGCCGGCGGCCGTGGCCGCCTGAGGATCGCGACGGAGTGCCACACCTGCTACGAGTGGCTGCCGCCTCTCCTCTCCCGGTTCCACACTCGGAATCCGGGAGTCGAAGTCGGCATCGTGGCGGAGGCGACGAACGACCCGCTGGCCGCGCTCGCGGCCGGTGAGATCGACCTCGCGATCGTGACGCGCCTCCGTCGCGAGGGCGCCTTCGAGTCCTGGCCGCTCTTCGAGGACGAGCTGCTGCTCGTCGTCCCGGCGGGGCACCGGCTCGCGCGCGCACCGTACGTGCGCGCATCGGACTTCGTCGGGGAGCGGCTGCTGCTGTACACGCCGCCGGATGAGAACTTCTTCTTCCAGGAGTTCTTCGGACGCACGCCGCACCGGCCCGCCCGAGTGGACGTGATCAGGCTCACGGAGGCCGTGCTGTCGATGGTGCGCGCCGGGCTGGGCGTGACGGTGGCCGCCGCGTGGGCCGTCGGGCCTCAGCTCGCCTCGGGCAAGCTGGCGGGTGTGCGACTCGGCCGGCGCGGCCACCGGCGCTCGTGGCAGGGCGTGACCCGCCGCTCACGGAATGGCGTGGCGTCGCCCTATTTCGAGGAGTTCATGCGACTGCTCGGCGAGTCGGTGAAGCCGGCACGTTTCGCAGGGCGTCACTCGAAAGCGAGGAACGGAGCGCGTCAGATCGCGTCGGGGTGA